A window from Manis javanica isolate MJ-LG chromosome 10, MJ_LKY, whole genome shotgun sequence encodes these proteins:
- the UBALD1 gene encoding UBA-like domain-containing protein 1 yields MSVNMDELKHQVMINQFVLTAGCAADQAKQLLQAAHWQFETALSAFFQETNIPYSHHHHQMMCTPANTPATPPNFPDALTMFSRLKASESFHGGGSGSPMATAATSPPPHFPHAATTNFAAPSWPVAASPPGGSQHHLPQQPPPWTPAPASPVSDWPPLAPQQATSEARAHPAMEAER; encoded by the exons ATGTCCGTGAACATGGACGAGCTCAAACACCAGGTTATGATCAACCAGTTCGTTCTGACGGCGGGCTGCGCGGCCGACCAGGCGAAGCAGCTGCTGCAGGCGGCCCACTGGCAGTTCGAG ACGGCCCTCAGCGCCTTTTTCCAGGAGACCAACATTCCTTacagtcaccaccaccaccagatg ATGTGCACTCCTGCCAACACCCCTGCCACACCCCCCAACTTCCCGGACGCCCTCACCATGTTCTCCCGTCTCAAGGCTTCTGAGAGTTTCCACGGTGGTGGCAGTGGCAGCCCCATGGCCACCGCGGCCACATCACCCCCACCACACTTCCCCCATGCTGCCACCACCAACTTCGCCGCACCCAGCTGGCCAGTGGCGGCCTCACCCCCAGGGGGATCACAGCACCACCTGCCGCAGCAGCCGCCCCCGTGGACTCCGGCACCCGCTTCCCCTGTGTCAGACTGGCCGCCCctggccccccagcaggccaccTCAGAAGCGAGGGCCCACCCCGCCATGGAGGCCGAGAGATAA